In one Nicotiana tomentosiformis chromosome 6, ASM39032v3, whole genome shotgun sequence genomic region, the following are encoded:
- the LOC104096452 gene encoding probable glutathione peroxidase 5 produces MGASSSVPQKSIHEFTVKDCKGKDVDLSIYNGKVLLVVNVASKCGFTNSNYTQLTELHNKYKDKGFEVLAFPCNQFLKQEPGTSEEAQQFACTRFKAEYPIFQKVRVNGPDAAPVYQFLKSNKGGFLGSSIKWNFTKFLIDKEGKVIKRYGSTTTPLAIEADIQKALGEV; encoded by the exons ATGGGTGCCTCTTCATCAGTTCCACAAAAATCAATTCATGAATTCACTGTCAAG GATTGCAAAGGAAAGGATGTAGACCTCAGCATCTACAATGGAAAAGTGCTTCTTGTCGTCAATGTTGCTTCCAAATG TGGGTTCACAAACTCCAACTATACCCAATTGACTGAACTCCACAACAAATACAAGGATAAAG GCTTTGAGGTCTTGGCTTTTCCTTGCAACCAATTCTTGAAGCAAGAGCCTGGTACAAGTGAGGAAGCACAACAATTTGCTTGCACAAGATTCAAGGCAGAATATCCCATTTTCCAAAAG GTGCGAGTTAATGGTCCGGATGCAGCACCAGTCTACCAATTCCTTAAATCAAACAAAGGTGGTTTTCTTGGTTCCAGCATCAAATGGAATTTCACCAAGTTTCTGATTGATAAGGAAGGGAAAGTTATCAAGCGTTATGGCTCCACTACTACACCATTGGCAATTGAG GCAGATATCCAAAAAGCACTAGGGGAAGTGTGA
- the LOC104096533 gene encoding EID1-like F-box protein 3 — MSDNHSKKRLFNSAGDSSESEGSGIYDERILIPVFASINWDIRTLCQMSCVNRKLRAVAKRILWREMCVYRAPQMITALTDGSPSGRIGGGWQAMAKLMFFCNGCRSSRHFQVGEPAPGHFVKTSRFSKTSGRSFLVKKCRNDLLYVSDPCEHPTGDKDDDLGIFRGVFWGFMRSRTRACLIRRQVELEEKIKCPFCGARVWSMTAARLVPKSAARRLGSMESGLEYFVCVNGHLHGACWLVPLSSDEGEEKVGDEDEDEGEDSSDEAFDGDYFYRGNQIVRNGQMGFSMV; from the coding sequence ATGAGCGACAACCACAGTAAAAAACGGCTTTTTAATTCAGCCGGAGACTCGTCGGAATCGGAAGGTTCTGGAATCTACGATGAGAGGATTCTCATCCCCGTCTTTGCGTCAATTAATTGGGATATCCGTACACTCTGTCAAATGTCGTGTGTTAACAGAAAGCTCCGTGCAGTAGCAAAAAGGATTCTCTGGAGAGAGATGTGTGTGTATCGCGCTCCGCAAATGATAACGGCGTTAACAGACGGTTCGCCTAGCGGTAGAATTGGCGGCGGATGGCAAGCTATGGCTAAATTGATGTTTTTCTGCAACGGATGCCGGTCCAGCCGACATTTTCAAGTGGGCGAACCGGCTCCGGGTCACTTCGTGAAAACGTCCCGGTTTTCAAAAACGTCCGGTCGGAGTTTTCTGGTGAAGAAATGTAGAAATGATTTGCTGTACGTAAGTGATCCGTGTGAGCATCCAACTGGGGATAAGGATGATGATTTGGGGATATTTAGAGGGGTATTTTGGGGATTTATGAGGTCTAGGACAAGGGCGTGTTTGATTAGAAGGCAGGTGGAGCTTGAAGAGAAAATAAAATGTCCGTTTTGTGGGGCACGGGTTTGGAGTATGACGGCGGCTCGGCTCGTTCCTAAAAGCGCGGCGCGGCGGCTTGGTTCGATGGAGAGTGGGTTAGAGTACTTTGTGTGTGTGAATGGGCATTTACACGGAGCTTGTTGGCTGGTTCCTTTATCTTCTGATGAAGGCGAAGAAAAAGTCGGCGATGAAGACGAAGACGAAGGTGAAGATAGCAGCGATGAAGCTTTTGACGGCGATTATTTCTATCGCGGGAATCAGATTGTAAGAAATGGCCAAATGGGTTTCTCAATGGTCTAA